One window from the genome of Nicotiana sylvestris chromosome 9, ASM39365v2, whole genome shotgun sequence encodes:
- the LOC138877567 gene encoding uncharacterized protein — protein sequence MDVGILIKRKKRFVRGQPRIKWGVLTKENAQELEGKLAAMGAWKSDGDDSIMWTTTTDCIREAAREVLGVSKGYSGGHRGDWWWNYVVQSKVETKKATYLKLVENTDEDQRSANRERYKDVRREAKLAVMEAKTITFGRLYEELRSESGDKKLFWLTKARER from the coding sequence ATGGACGTCGGTATCTTgataaagaggaagaagaggtttGTACGGGGGCAACCAAGGATCAAGTGGGGAGTCTTAACCAAGGAAAATGCGCAGGAGTTAGAGGGAAAGTTAGCGGCTATGGGAGCCTGGAAGAGTGATGGGGATGATAGTATTATGTGGACAACGACGACAGACTGTATAAGAGAGGCAGCGAGAGAGGTATTAGGGGTCTCGAAGGGGTACTCAGGTGGGCACCGAGGCGACTGGTGGTGGAATTATGTGGTCCAAAGTAAAGTGGAAACAAAGAAAGCGACTTACCTTAAGTTAGTGGAGAACACAGACGAGGATCAGAGGAGTGCGAACAGAGAAAGGTATAAGGACGTTAGGAGGGAAGCGAAGTTAGCAGTCATGGAGGCTAAGACTATCACGTTTGGGCGGCTATATGAGGAACTGCGGAGTGAAAGTGGGGACAAGAAGTTATTTTGGCTTACTAAAGCGAGAGAAAGGTAG